In Fusarium oxysporum Fo47 chromosome VII, complete sequence, the following proteins share a genomic window:
- a CDS encoding RmlC-like cupin domain-containing protein, which translates to MKSLSILFLAGSVLTAPRAARSSSHLPRGDSIDYILPPIVPINTRSGDRDLISRIITAPPQAKQVELLNRPGDYVFDFKAGTGAGEAHGKGSRSVSATALTMPALIGNGASMTVVFLGPCGMNTAHVHNRATELNIVVKGRLVTNFVVENGAKPIANTMDTFQVTVFPQGTIHQEFNPDCEDAVFVAAFDNADPGVNQIAQNFFALNGDVVQATLGGMQTINGKDIEFFRSHIPANIALGIDACLNKCGIMRNARRDISELLN; encoded by the coding sequence ATGAAATCTCTATCAATCCTTTTTCTTGCTGGCTCTGTCCTCACGGCTCCCCGGGCAGCTCGGTCGTCTTCTCACCTGCCTCGAGGTGACAGTATTGATTACATACTTCCTCCCATCGTGCCTATCAACACGCGAAGCGGAGACAGGGACCTTATCTCCAGAATCATCACCGCACCTCCTCAGGCCAAGCAAGTCGAGCTCTTGAATCGGCCTGGCGATTATGTCTTTGACTTCAAAGCCGGCACTGGAGCCGGAGAGGCCCATGGCAAAGGAAGCAGGTCAGTGTCAGCTACTGCTCTGACCATGCCTGCTCTTATCGGCAATGGAGCGTCCATGACAGTTGTCTTCCTCGGACCCTGTGGAATGAACACAGCACATGTTCATAACCGAGCAACGGAGCTTAATATTGTCGTCAAAGGCCGCCTTGTTACAAACTTCGTTGTCGAGAATGGTGCCAAGCCTATTGCCAACACCATGGACACATTCCAGGTGACTGTGTTTCCCCAGGGTACTATCCATCAAGAGTTCAACCCCGATTGCGAAGACGCCGTGTTTGTTGCTGCATTTGACAATGCTGATCCTGGTGTGAACCAGATCGCTCAGAACTTCTTCGCTCTTAATGGCGATGTGGTTCAAGCTACCCTGGGCGGTATGCAGACTATTAACGGGAAGGATATTGAGTTCTTCCGCAGTCATATTCCTGCGAATATTGCCCTCGGTATTGATGCTTGCTTGAACAAGTGCGGCATCATGAGAAACGCCAGGAGAGACATTAGCGAACTCTTGAATTAA
- a CDS encoding regulator of G protein signaling domain-containing protein — MADDSRPFSKDFKDIFSTLIVSLLPLSVHRVRLIKVEYTFLSEEAIDNLMCLKFSQSNRLPDLKDPSRIITTTTTTTFSMAKDMARSICQRFLEARLIESADGKHQQVYTIKGSVWQLTPKGIAILDRFCARNGIQQKQVSELANLRATRLVLLERHSQTDKLHYDRGTIETIFRRLIGADSCNAMSSMTAADSSSMNKYKDNIAEVKITAKHKVNGKAYRDTFTGKVIIDWLMNYSTIMEEHEAVAVATLFTAYNLIECAAKDRAYTSQNPDPGNNIFQPSKRAIYQLTQQGKDLINGSRPRRRSSEREGSAGSQRNGIFKDSNTQRLDKILKDPSVRLLFREQSRDTYCEENLSFYQEVDEFIRSCKVATRAAHREPNMAAMDGISESIAQAYRIYNAFIAAGSPCELNIDHQLRNSLTTRMTKTESQDATMIDTLQEVISLFEDAQNAVFKLMASDLVPKFLSNPKYEQQLRSYEFELVGKGPERG, encoded by the exons ATGGCGGATGATAGCCGACCGTTTAGCAAG GACTTTAAGGATATCTTCTCTACCCTCATCGTCAGTCTGCTTCCCCTCTCGGTCCACCGCGTCCGGTTGATCAAGGTCGAGTATACCTTCCTCTCTGAAGAAGCTATCGACAATCTGATGTGTCTCAAATTCTCCCAATCCAACCGCCTACCCGATCTTAAAGACCCCTCTCGCATTATTACCACAACCACTACTACCACATTCTCAATGGCCAAGGATATGGCCCGCTCTATCTGCCAACGCTTTCTTGAAGCCAGGCTTATTGAATCCGCTGATGGTAAACACCAGCAGGTATATACTATAAAGGGATCCGTTTGGCAATTAACACCAAAGGGAATCGCCATACTGGACCGTTTCTGCGCAAGAAATGGCATTCAGCAGAAGCAGGTTTCAGAGCTCGCTAATCTCAGAGCAACGCggcttgttctccttgaacGACACTCGCAAACTGACAAGCTTCACTATGACCGAGGCACCATCGAGACCATCTTTCGCCGGCTCATCGGTGCCGATAGCTGCAATGCTATGTCGAGCATGACCGCTGCTGATTCAAGCTCGATGAACAAATACAAGGATAACATCGCTGAGGTCAAGATTACTGCTAAGCATAAGGTTAACGGGAAGGCCTACCGCGATACGTTCACCGGCAAGGTTATAATCGACTGGTTAATGAACTATTCGACCATCATGGAAGAACACGAAGCCGTTGCGGTTGCCACTCTTTTTACGGCCTACAATCTAATAGAGTGTGCTGCCAAGGACAGGGCATATACTTCCCAGAACCCCGACCCAGGGAACAATATCTTCCAGCCCAGCAAGCGTGCTATCTACCAATTAACGCAGCAAGGTAAGGACCTTATTAATGGCTCAAGGCCACGAAGACGGTCTTCAGAGAGGGAGGGCAGTGCTGGTTCCCAGCGGAACGGTATCTTCAAGGATTCCAACACGCAACGACTCGACAAGATCCTGAAGGATCCTTCCGTGCGACTTCTCTTCCGCGAGCAATCCCGAGATACATATTGCGAGGAGAACCTGTCCTTCTACCAAGAAGTGGATGAGTTTATCCGGAGTTGTAAAGTGGCCACACGCGCTGCCCATAGGGAGCCCAATATGGCCGCGATGGACGGCATCAGTGAGAGCATAGCTCAGGCGTATAGAATCTATAATGCTTTCATTGCTGCCGGCTCGCCTTGCGAGCTCAATATTGACCACCAGCTGCGGAACAGCCTTACCACCCGGATGACCAAGACTGAGAGTCAGGACGCTACCATGATCGACACTCTTCAAGAAGTGATATCTCTATTCGAAGACGCCCAAAATGCTGTGTTCAAATTGATGGCTAGT GACTTGGTGCCAAAATTCCTGAGCAACCCCAAGTATGAGCAGCAATTGCGAAGCTACGAGTTTGAACTAGTTGGAAAGGGTCCCGAGCGGGGCTAG